Proteins from a genomic interval of Kitasatospora herbaricolor:
- the ftsZ gene encoding cell division protein FtsZ, whose protein sequence is MAAPQNYLAVIKVVGIGGGGVNAINRMIEVGLKGVEFIAINTDAQALLMSDADVKLDVGRELTRGLGAGANPEVGRKAAEDHREEIEEVLKGADMVFVTAGEGGGTGTGGAPVVANIARSLGALTIGVVTRPFTFEGRRRANQAEDGIAGLREEVDTLIVIPNDRLLSISDRQVSVLDAFRSADQVLLSGVQGITDLITTPGLINLDFADVKSVMSEAGSALMGIGSARGEDRAKAAAVMAISSPLLEASIDGARGVLLSISGGSDLGLFEINESAQLVSEAAHPEANIIFGAVIDDALGDEVRVTVIAAGFDGGQPPAIVRDPVVKASPAPAPAAPERPATRPSYGSIGSVTARSEGESGSRYADSPATTTASPVPPQVQPVRQPYVESPAEELDVPDFLK, encoded by the coding sequence GTGGCAGCACCGCAGAACTACCTCGCAGTCATCAAGGTCGTCGGCATCGGCGGCGGCGGTGTCAACGCCATCAACCGGATGATCGAGGTCGGTCTCAAGGGCGTCGAGTTCATCGCGATCAACACCGATGCGCAGGCCCTCCTGATGAGCGACGCCGACGTCAAGCTCGATGTGGGCCGTGAACTCACCCGGGGCCTCGGCGCCGGCGCGAACCCCGAGGTCGGCCGCAAGGCGGCAGAGGACCACCGCGAGGAGATCGAGGAGGTCCTCAAGGGGGCCGACATGGTCTTCGTGACGGCCGGCGAGGGCGGCGGCACCGGCACCGGCGGCGCGCCCGTCGTGGCCAACATCGCCCGCTCGCTCGGCGCCCTCACCATCGGCGTCGTCACCCGCCCCTTCACCTTCGAGGGCCGCCGTCGCGCGAACCAGGCCGAGGACGGCATCGCCGGCCTGCGCGAAGAGGTCGACACCCTCATCGTGATCCCCAACGACCGGCTGCTGTCCATCTCGGACCGCCAGGTCAGCGTGCTGGACGCGTTCCGCTCCGCCGACCAGGTGCTGCTCTCCGGCGTCCAGGGCATCACCGACCTGATCACCACCCCCGGCCTGATCAACCTGGACTTCGCCGACGTCAAGTCGGTCATGTCCGAGGCCGGCTCGGCGCTGATGGGCATCGGCTCCGCCCGCGGCGAGGACCGCGCCAAGGCGGCCGCCGTGATGGCGATCTCCTCGCCGCTGCTGGAGGCCTCCATCGACGGCGCCCGCGGCGTGCTGCTCTCCATCTCCGGCGGCTCCGACCTCGGCCTGTTCGAGATCAACGAGTCCGCCCAGCTGGTCAGCGAGGCCGCCCACCCCGAGGCCAACATCATCTTCGGTGCGGTCATCGACGACGCGCTCGGCGACGAGGTGCGGGTCACCGTCATCGCGGCCGGCTTCGACGGCGGCCAGCCGCCGGCGATCGTCCGCGACCCGGTGGTCAAGGCCTCCCCGGCCCCCGCGCCGGCCGCCCCCGAGCGCCCGGCCACCCGCCCGTCGTACGGGAGCATCGGCTCGGTGACGGCCCGCTCGGAGGGCGAGTCCGGCTCCCGGTACGCCGACTCCCCGGCCACCACGACCGCCTCGCCGGTGCCCCCGCAGGTGCAGCCGGTCCGGCAGCCCTACGTGGAGAGCCCCGCCGAGGAGCTCGATGTGCCCGACTTCCTGAAGTAG
- a CDS encoding cell division protein FtsQ/DivIB: MADGPPGAGAYQDEEEAEEFAPRLRLSRRGFTVLGVLTAAVLGTLSWLVFFSSVLDVRSISVQGMRDDRLTADQVRRAVGGLGDGPLARVDLADVERRVKAIPRVADAEVWRGWPHTLRVKVEQRKPVAAVKGEDGQFTQVDAGGVSFATEPTAPAGVPVVELQLSQQANDALEVITRQQLVQGAVAVAAGLPEDVAKRAGAVLVHSYDDIQLQLSGGGTVRWGSPDRTERKARVLTALMRQKAANYDVSVPEAPALSG; the protein is encoded by the coding sequence GTGGCTGACGGCCCGCCCGGCGCCGGCGCGTACCAGGACGAGGAGGAGGCCGAGGAGTTCGCTCCCCGGCTCCGCCTCTCCCGGCGCGGCTTCACGGTGCTGGGCGTGCTGACGGCCGCGGTGCTGGGCACGCTGTCCTGGCTGGTCTTCTTCTCCTCGGTGCTCGATGTACGAAGCATCTCGGTGCAGGGCATGCGGGACGACCGGCTGACGGCCGACCAGGTCCGCCGGGCGGTGGGCGGGCTCGGCGACGGGCCGCTCGCCCGGGTGGACCTGGCGGACGTCGAGCGCCGGGTGAAGGCCATCCCGCGGGTGGCCGACGCCGAGGTCTGGCGCGGCTGGCCGCACACCCTGCGGGTGAAGGTGGAGCAGCGCAAGCCGGTCGCCGCCGTCAAGGGCGAGGACGGGCAGTTCACCCAGGTGGACGCCGGCGGGGTGAGCTTCGCCACCGAGCCCACCGCCCCCGCGGGGGTGCCGGTGGTGGAGCTGCAGCTCAGTCAGCAGGCGAACGATGCGCTCGAGGTGATCACGCGCCAGCAGCTCGTTCAGGGCGCCGTGGCGGTCGCCGCGGGCCTGCCCGAGGACGTCGCCAAGCGGGCCGGGGCGGTGCTGGTGCACAGCTACGACGACATTCAACTGCAGCTCAGCGGTGGTGGGACGGTGCGTTGGGGGAGCCCGGACCGGACCGAGCGCAAAGCCAGGGTGCTGACCGCGTTGATGCGCCAGAAAGCGGCGAATTACGACGTGAGTGTGCCGGAGGCGCCGGCGTTGTCCGGATGA
- the murG gene encoding undecaprenyldiphospho-muramoylpentapeptide beta-N-acetylglucosaminyltransferase, giving the protein MHVVLAGGGTAGHIEPALALADALRRHDPSIGITALGTERGLETRLVPERGYHLELIPAVPLPRKPTPELITVPGRLRGTVRAAQEIIERVKADAVVGFGGYVAMPAYLAAKRAGVPIVVHEANARPGLANKIGARYSDFVAVSTPDSKLRDSRYIGIPLRRTIATLDRNAARPEARQYFGLDQRLPTLLVSGGSQGARRLNETVQTIAPRLQQYGVQILHAVGPKNELPVVDDIPGMPPYRVLPYVDRMDLAYAAADLMLCRAGAMTVAELAAVGLPAAFVPLPIGNGEQRLNAQPMVKAGGGLLVDDAELSPDWVLNNVLPVLTDPQRLWDMSRAAAEFGRRDADDLLVGMVYEAIEAARGGRRRG; this is encoded by the coding sequence GTGCATGTCGTACTCGCCGGCGGGGGGACCGCCGGTCACATCGAGCCGGCCCTCGCCCTCGCGGACGCCCTCCGCAGGCACGACCCGTCCATCGGGATCACCGCTCTGGGCACCGAACGCGGACTGGAGACCCGTCTGGTGCCCGAGCGCGGCTACCACCTGGAGCTGATCCCGGCCGTCCCGCTGCCCCGCAAGCCGACCCCCGAGCTGATCACCGTGCCGGGCCGGCTGCGCGGCACCGTACGGGCCGCCCAGGAGATCATCGAGCGGGTCAAGGCGGACGCCGTGGTCGGCTTCGGCGGCTACGTCGCGATGCCCGCCTACCTGGCCGCCAAGCGCGCCGGGGTGCCGATCGTGGTGCACGAGGCGAACGCCCGTCCGGGCCTGGCCAACAAGATCGGCGCGCGGTACAGCGACTTCGTCGCCGTCTCCACCCCGGACAGCAAGCTGCGGGACTCCCGGTACATCGGGATCCCGCTCCGCCGCACCATCGCGACCCTGGACCGCAACGCGGCCCGGCCCGAGGCCCGGCAGTACTTCGGCCTCGACCAGCGGCTGCCCACCCTGCTGGTGTCCGGCGGCTCGCAGGGCGCCCGGCGCCTGAACGAGACCGTCCAGACCATCGCGCCGCGCCTGCAGCAGTACGGCGTGCAGATCCTGCACGCCGTGGGCCCGAAGAACGAGCTGCCGGTGGTCGACGACATCCCCGGGATGCCGCCGTACCGGGTGCTGCCGTACGTGGACCGGATGGACCTCGCGTACGCCGCCGCCGACCTGATGCTCTGCCGGGCCGGCGCGATGACCGTCGCCGAGCTGGCGGCGGTCGGCCTGCCGGCCGCGTTCGTCCCGCTGCCGATCGGCAACGGCGAGCAGCGCCTGAACGCCCAGCCGATGGTGAAGGCGGGCGGCGGCCTGCTGGTGGACGACGCCGAGCTGTCCCCGGACTGGGTGCTGAACAACGTGCTGCCGGTGCTCACCGACCCGCAGCGGCTCTGGGACATGAGCCGGGCGGCCGCCGAGTTCGGCCGCCGCGACGCCGACGACCTGCTGGTCGGCATGGTGTACGAAGCGATCGAGGCAGCGCGAGGTGGCCGCCGCCGTGGCTGA